In Lolium perenne isolate Kyuss_39 chromosome 5, Kyuss_2.0, whole genome shotgun sequence, the sequence TTGGCAGCCTTCTGCAAGAAGAGGGACAAGCGGGTGGTGGATATGGCGCTCAAGAAGAAGGCAGAGGAGGCAAAGAAGAAGGTGGAGGAGATGGAAAGGAAGAAGGCagaggagaggaagaagaaggagcgagCCATGGCATATCAGGAGCCTGAGTGGGCAAGGGTGGATGAGGACGAGTTAGCGTttgaagaagaggatgacgaggAAAAGAAGAAGGAGGAGCTGTACTGTGTGGCGTGTAATAAGAAGTTTAAGTCAGAGAAGCAGTGGAAGAACCATGAGCAGTCTAAGAAGCATAAGGATAAGGTGGCTGAACTGAGGGTGGCCtttaaggaggaggaggaggctctaAAGGAAGCCAACGATGAGGGGGAAGAAGATGATGTTGGGTTCGATTTTAAGCCTGCAGAGGAGTCAGAGGAAAGTGATTGGTCAGATGCTGTAGAAGAGTTGGCTGAAGAGTTGGAAGAGGGCTTGGAGATGGGGGCCGAAGAGAATGGAGATAACGCGAAGCAGGAGGTTGGTTCATTTGATGAGACGAGTGTCTTGGAGGCGATGTTGTCAAGCCACAAGAACAAGGAGAGCGCTTATGTGGTTCCTCAAGAGGAAGCTCCACCTGTTGTTGCAGAGGACGACAGTGTTGATGATACAAGTTCTGCAGTTAATAGTGTCAAGAAGAAACCCCGCCGGAGACGCGCTGCAAAGAAGGGACAAGATGAAGGTAATAATGCTGATAGCGGAGAAGGTATGAGGCATGGGGAGTCTGGACATGATAACGGTGGAAATGATGCTGATGATAAGATGGAGGATCCTTTCTCTTCAAATGATGAAGGGACGTCGTCAAGCAAAGGAGATCAACTGAAAGGAAAAAACGAAAATCCTAAAAAGaacaaaaagaacaagaaaggtgcaGAAAAGAAACCAACTGTTCCTGCTGAAAAAAAGAGTACGTCAAAGGGAAAGAAGCAAAAGGTACATTCATACTCATCCGCTCCTTGTACTATATAAGACCTCATTCATTTTTATTTGTGCATAGTTGACAGCAAGCTCATCGTGATTGAACCTTGTAATGATATTCATTCTGATAGCAAAAACTATTTGAGCTTTATACCCAACCCTAAGTGCTTGATTAATCACCTAACCGCTCAAACCACTTACTACTAATGGTTATATTGGAGCTGTGTGGATAGGTAGTCTTTTGTTGCTGAAGAACCAATTAGAACACTGGACAGCAGAAAACTATATACTTTGACTACGAATACACCTTTAGAGAGCCATGTGCAGAAGAGTTGAATATACTAATGGTAATAGTTTCTAACATGTATTAGCGAAGGCTTTGTCT encodes:
- the LOC127299515 gene encoding DNAJ protein JJJ1 homolog translates to MAPAAPKRCYYEILGLSRDCSPTEIKLAFRRLALSLHPDKQPLGSDVAAATAAFQELQHAHSVLSDPQERAHYDSHRSQILFADHASSSSASASPVPDIFSVFVPSAFSGFSDSGRGFYKVYGDVFDKVYKQEVAYARRMGIPTDSIPTPPVIGNLDSYYTQVTAFYNYWLGFASVMDFGWAAEWDVSRGESRRDRRIMEEDNKKTMRKARREYNDNVRALAAFCKKRDKRVVDMALKKKAEEAKKKVEEMERKKAEERKKKERAMAYQEPEWARVDEDELAFEEEDDEEKKKEELYCVACNKKFKSEKQWKNHEQSKKHKDKVAELRVAFKEEEEALKEANDEGEEDDVGFDFKPAEESEESDWSDAVEELAEELEEGLEMGAEENGDNAKQEVGSFDETSVLEAMLSSHKNKESAYVVPQEEAPPVVAEDDSVDDTSSAVNSVKKKPRRRRAAKKGQDEGNNADSGEGMRHGESGHDNGGNDADDKMEDPFSSNDEGTSSSKGDQLKGKNENPKKNKKNKKGAEKKPTVPAEKKSTSKGKKQKEVSKTRSNDCETCGDTFESRSKLFSHLEETGHAVIKTRQKNR